From a region of the Zingiber officinale cultivar Zhangliang chromosome 4B, Zo_v1.1, whole genome shotgun sequence genome:
- the LOC121976618 gene encoding E3 ubiquitin-protein ligase RMA2-like, which produces MAVNKASASCGHWEQKMEPERAAEEQQGADTGTDAAASIGGCFDCNICLDFAADPVVTLCGHLYCWPCIYQWLQQDDGAAPRQCPVCKAVLLPRSFVPLYGRGSHVPTAAHRNRASSDVPRRPSFRHEATAVGLQQQQQQQRRVPSPTPPPPLRAMHSTSVEVLWGMAVAVLPWVCRRGYESPYGGGSARARRRELAVERTLHHIWVFLFCCVMLCLFLF; this is translated from the coding sequence ATGGCAGTGAACAAAGCGAGTGCGAGTTGTGGCCATTGGGAGCAAAAGATGGAGCCAGAACGCGCAGCAGAGGAGCAGCAGGGCGCTGACACCGGCACCGACGCTGCCGCCTCGATCGGCGGTTGCTTTGACTGCAACATCTGCCTCGACTTCGCCGCCGACCCGGTGGTGACCCTCTGCGGCCACCTCTACTGCTGGCCCTGCATCTACCAGTGGCTGCAGCAGGACGACGGCGCTGCCCCGCGGCAGTGCCCGGTGTGCAAGGCCGTGCTCCTCCCGAGGAGCTTCGTCCCGCTCTACGGCCGCGGCAGTCACGTGCCCACCGCCGCTCACCGGAACCGGGCATCAAGCGACGTGCCCCGTCGGCCCTCCTTTCGTCACGAGGCCACGGCCGTCGGActacagcagcagcagcagcagcagcgccGTGTTCCGTCTCCGactccgccgccgccgctgcgGGCGATGCACTCGACGTCGGTGGAGGTGCTGTGGGGGATGGCGGTGGCGGTGCTGCCGTGGGTGTGTCGTCGGGGCTACGAGAGCCCGTACGGCGGCGGGAGCGCGAGGGCGAGAAGGCGGGAGTTGGCGGTGGAGCGGACGCTGCACCACATTTGGGTCTTCCTCTTCTGCTGCGTCATGCTGTGCCTGTTCTTGTTCTGA